The region AACTTTACAAGTATCATCGATCACAAAACATTCTGCACTGACTGAACAAAGTAACACATTCTCATTGATAACTGGGTCTTCATCAGGCACCAAGACAAATACAACGCAAATATCTTCAACAACGGAAACTTTATCAGAAATTTCCCCTGCACCAACACATGGGTCATTTGTAACAGTGAATCCATCAGCAAATACTCTAACCACAATGAAATCCTCCTCAGTTATATCAGCCTCATCAGAAAACCATTTGTCAGCACAGAGTATATCAAGGAATTCATCCACATCAGAACACAATCCCACAACAGCACAATTCACATCCATAACTGAGCATTCTTCGGAATCGCATCCGATAGTGACACAACTCTCATCAATAATTGAGTCTCCATCAGAAACCAGTCAGGGATCATCACAAGTACCCTCAACAGTCTCATTGGTAATTGGGTCTTCATCGAGAAGCCACTCAACAGTGACACAATTTTCATCATCAACAGAGCCTGCATCTGAATTGTCCCCTGCATCAACACAAGCGTCAGCAGTAACAGTGAATTCATCAGCAACCCATCCAACCACAGTGAAAGAATCAACTACACCGGCCTCATCAGAAACCTATCTGTCCCCACAGAGTACATCAATAAATTCTTCAACATTCGAAAACAACTCAACAACAGCACAGGTGTCATCCATAACTGGGTCttcttcagaatcctttccaaaagtAACAGAAGCTTCATCAAGCATTGAAACCCCGTTACAGACCAGTCAGGGATCATCACATCCAACAGTGACACATGTCTCATCAACATCTGTGTCTCTACTGGACAGCAGTCAGGGAGCATCACAAGTAACCGTTTTAGGACAATCGTCATCTGAATCTCATTCAGCAACAACTCCATTGACACACACAACTCATTCTTCATCAGATACACAACCAACAAGGATACAATCAGTATCCAGTACTGACCGCTCAGCAGGAAGTACTTCAGGAGAAGCACCAGAGTCTCTAGTAACTGAGACATCATCACAAACACATCCAACAACAAGGAACATGTCTTTCAAAACTTTGAAGTCGTCAGAAAGCAATCCAACAATGACACAAGTGTCATCAATAACTAAAACGTCACCACATATGCAATCTACAACATCACAGCTGTCAACAGCGACACAGACttcatcactgacccactcaaCAGAAAACAAATTTTCTTTGCTCGCGTCATCCTCAACTGAAACCCATCTATCTGCACACACATCATCAGTGACACTTGCTACAGGAGAATCCAATCGAACAACATTGCAACTCTCATCAAGACCTGAGTCTTCATCACAATCCCAGACTGTACCTACCCACCAATCATCAATAAGTGAGACATCACCAGAATTGAATCCAACAACAACACAGACATCAGCAGTAATAATATCTTCATCAGAGGCACATCCAACAACTGAACAAATATCATCACTGGCAATGTCTTCATCACTGATCCACGCAACACCTCAAGGATCATTCGAAACTGCGTCCAGTTCAAACACCGCACAGGTACCATCAATAACTGGCTCTTCAACGGAAACAAGTCAAACAACTTTACAAGTATCATCGATCACAAAACATTCAGCACTGACTGAACAAAGTAACACATTCTCATTGATAACTGGGTCTTCATCAGGCACCAAGACAAATACAACGCAAATATCTTCAACAACGGAAACTTCATCAGAATTGTCCCCTGCACCAATACATGTGTCATTTGTAACACTGAATTCATCAGAAAACACTCTAACCACAATGAAATCCTCCTCAGTCACATCAGCCTCATCAGAAAACCATCCGTCAGCACAGAGTATATCAATGAATTCATCAATATCAGAAAACAATCCCACAACAGCACAAGTCACATCCATTTCGGAATTGCATCCAATAGTGACACAACTCTCATCAATCACTGAGTCTCCATCAGAAACCAGTCAGGGATCATCACAAGTAGCCTCAACAGTCTCATTGGTAACTGGGTCTTCACTGGGCAGCCACTCATCAGTGACACAATTTTCATCATCAACAGAGCCTGCATCTGAATTGTCTCCTGCATCAACACAAGCGTCAGCAGTAACAGTGAATTCATCAGCAACTCATCCAACCACAGTGAAAGAATCAACTACACCGGCCTCATCAGAAACCTCTCTGTCCCAACAGAGTACATCAATAAATTCTTCAACATTCGAAAACAACTCAACAGCAGCACAGGTGTCACCCATAACTGGGTCttcttcagaatcctttccaaaagtAACAGAACCTTCATCAAGCATTGAAACCCCAAAACAGACCAGTCAGGGATCATTACAGAAAACCTCTTCAGGACAATCTTCATCTGAATCACATCCAGCAAACACATTATTAACACTGATGACACAATCATCATCACAATCTCAGCCAACAATCTTGCAACTATCATCCAGCACTGAGTCCTCAGCAGAAACCACTTCAAGAGATGCACTAGTCTCCCCAGTAAAGGAGACACCATCAGTAACACACCCAACAATGAGTAATGTGTCATTCCAAACTGTGCCATCATCAGAAAGCAATCCAACAATGGCACAACTATCATTAACAACAAAGTCTTCATCTGAATTATATCCCACAACAACGCAGGTGTCAGCAGTAACACTGACTTCATCAATAACTGAGACACCATCAGAACTGTATCC is a window of Chiloscyllium plagiosum isolate BGI_BamShark_2017 unplaced genomic scaffold, ASM401019v2 scaf_65819, whole genome shotgun sequence DNA encoding:
- the LOC122545655 gene encoding flocculation protein FLO11-like → SSLTHSTENIFSSLASSSTETRLSAHPSSVTLPTRVSNLTTSQLSSRPESSSQSQTVFTHQSSITETSSEMNPPKTQSSAVIISSSETHPTTEQISSLAMSSSLIHSTPQGSFETVSSSTTAQVPSITGSSTETSQTTLQVSSITKHSALTEQSNTFSLITGSSSGTKTNTTQISSTTETLSEISPAPTHGSFVTVNPSANTLTTMKSSSVISASSENHLSAQSISRNSSTSEHNPTTAQFTSITEHSSESHPIVTQLSSIIESPSETSQGSSQVPSTVSLVIGSSSRSHSTVTQFSSSTEPASELSPASTQASAVTVNSSATHPTTVKESTTPASSETYLSPQSTSINSSTFENNSTTAQVSSITGSSSESFPKVTEASSSIETPLQTSQGSSHPTVTHVSSTSVSLLDSSQGASQVTVLGQSSSESHSATTPLTHTTHSSSDTQPTRIQSVSSTDRSAGSTSGEAPESLVTETSSQTHPTTRNMSFKTLKSSESNPTMTQVSSITKTSPHMQSTTSQLSTATQTSSLTHSTENKFSLLASSSTETHLSAHTSSVTLATGESNRTTLQLSSRPESSSQSQTVPTHQSSISETSPELNPTTTQTSAVIISSSEAHPTTEQISSLAMSSSLIHATPQGSFETASSSNTAQVPSITGSSTETSQTTLQVSSITKHSALTEQSNTFSLITGSSSGTKTNTTQISSTTETSSELSPAPIHVSFVTLNSSENTLTTMKSSSVTSASSENHPSAQSISMNSSISENNPTTAQVTSISELHPIVTQLSSITESPSETSQGSSQVASTVSLVTGSSLGSHSSVTQFSSSTEPASELSPASTQASAVTVNSSATHPTTVKESTTPASSETSLSQQSTSINSSTFENNSTAAQVSPITGSSSESFPKVTEPSSSIETPKQTSQGSLQKTSSGQSSSESHPANTLLTLMTQSSSQSQPTILQLSSSTESSAETTSRDALVSPVKETPSVTHPTMSNVSFQTVPSSESNPTMAQLSLTTKSSSELYPTTTQVSAVTLTSSITETPSELYPTTQTSAIIISSSETHPTTKQLSSLAMSSSLIHSTPQGSFDTASSSTTAQVPSITGSSTETRETTLQVSSIT